Proteins encoded within one genomic window of Halocatena marina:
- a CDS encoding excinuclease ABC subunit UvrA, with the protein MTRVRENNLRNVSLEIPKQQITVFTGVSGAGKSSLVFDTIAAESQRQLNEVFSTFVQNFLPSYGQPDADAIENLSAAVVIDQKPIQGNSRSTVGTITDIYSLLRLLYSRVGTPHIGYSKAFSFNLPEGMCPECDGLGETMTLDLEKLLNTSKSLNEGAIQFSTLHQQWQRYAASGLFDGDEKLANYTDAEYEMLIHGDTVVESSVNDETVELNYEGLVDTFTRRYIERDISSLSDRTHEAIDRVTSRGVCPLCDGARLNQDALSSEINDHNIAQLAAMNVNELMGVVVDIEDPVATPIVSEITDRLRHLSTVGLEYLTLNRETSTLSGGESQRIKMVKHLTSSLTDMTYIFDEPTIGLHPRDVRGVNELLRELRDDGNTVLVVEHDPDVIEIADHVVDIGPDAGKSGGEIVYQGTVEGLYDADTNTGRHMNHRMPIKSTFRQPTGQMTVANASRYNLQDVTVDIPAGVLTVITGVAGAGKSTLLDVFLEDHPEAISIDQSAVSTSIRSVLATYTGLMDDIRKRFARANDVSKSLFSFNSDGGCSECDGHGVIYTDLAFMDSIQSTCEVCRGKRYKDGVLRYTVRGETISDVLEMTVSEAVAFFEKPTLQRTLEALDDVGLGYLTLGQSLPTLSGGECQRIKLSNELHKTGSVYVLDEPTTGLHMADLEQLLSILNRLVNEGNSVIVIEHNVDIVKNADWVVDIGPEGGTRGGSVIFEGTPRQLLDAEDSLTGAYLRQTIRTT; encoded by the coding sequence TTGACACGGGTCAGAGAGAACAATCTTCGAAATGTTTCACTCGAAATTCCGAAACAACAAATCACCGTCTTCACTGGCGTTTCGGGAGCGGGCAAGTCGTCGCTCGTCTTTGATACGATTGCTGCGGAGTCACAACGGCAGCTGAACGAGGTGTTTTCGACGTTTGTCCAGAATTTTCTTCCGAGCTACGGTCAACCGGACGCGGACGCCATTGAGAATCTCTCAGCCGCGGTCGTCATCGATCAGAAACCAATTCAGGGCAATTCACGCTCGACAGTCGGCACCATCACTGATATTTATTCTCTGCTCAGACTTCTGTACTCACGGGTTGGTACACCGCACATTGGCTACTCCAAAGCCTTCTCGTTCAACCTACCCGAAGGCATGTGTCCTGAATGCGATGGTCTCGGCGAAACGATGACCCTCGATTTGGAGAAGCTCCTGAACACATCGAAGTCACTCAATGAGGGCGCAATTCAATTCTCCACGTTACACCAACAGTGGCAGAGGTACGCAGCATCGGGCCTCTTTGACGGCGACGAGAAATTGGCCAATTACACTGACGCCGAATATGAGATGCTTATTCACGGTGATACCGTGGTCGAGTCCTCTGTAAATGACGAGACTGTCGAGCTGAATTACGAAGGACTCGTTGACACGTTCACACGGCGGTACATCGAGAGAGACATCAGCTCTTTGAGCGACCGAACCCACGAGGCCATCGATCGGGTCACATCCCGTGGGGTCTGCCCGCTGTGCGACGGAGCCCGACTCAACCAAGATGCACTGAGCAGCGAGATCAATGATCACAACATCGCTCAACTCGCCGCGATGAACGTGAACGAACTCATGGGGGTCGTAGTCGATATTGAAGATCCCGTTGCCACTCCGATCGTGTCAGAAATAACTGACCGCTTACGGCATCTCAGCACTGTTGGACTCGAGTATCTCACCCTCAATCGAGAAACGTCGACGCTCTCGGGGGGTGAATCTCAACGGATCAAGATGGTGAAACATCTTACGAGCAGTCTCACCGACATGACCTACATTTTCGACGAGCCAACGATCGGCTTGCACCCCCGTGATGTTCGTGGAGTAAACGAATTACTACGAGAGTTACGGGACGACGGAAACACTGTGCTGGTCGTCGAACACGATCCTGACGTGATCGAGATAGCAGACCACGTCGTAGATATCGGTCCGGATGCCGGCAAGAGCGGTGGAGAAATCGTCTACCAAGGGACTGTCGAAGGGTTGTACGATGCCGATACGAACACAGGTCGGCACATGAACCATAGAATGCCGATCAAGTCGACGTTCCGCCAGCCAACTGGCCAGATGACGGTTGCCAATGCGTCACGATACAATTTGCAAGACGTTACTGTGGACATTCCGGCGGGTGTCCTTACAGTCATCACAGGAGTAGCGGGGGCCGGAAAGAGCACGCTTCTCGACGTTTTTTTGGAGGATCATCCCGAAGCGATCAGCATCGATCAATCGGCAGTCAGTACATCGATTCGATCGGTTCTTGCTACGTATACCGGATTGATGGATGACATACGCAAACGGTTCGCCCGAGCAAACGATGTCAGTAAATCCCTCTTCAGTTTCAATTCGGATGGCGGATGTTCGGAATGCGATGGTCATGGTGTCATCTATACGGATCTAGCGTTCATGGATTCGATACAGTCGACGTGTGAGGTATGTCGAGGAAAGCGGTACAAAGACGGAGTACTTCGGTACACCGTGCGCGGAGAAACTATCAGCGACGTTCTAGAAATGACGGTGAGCGAAGCAGTAGCGTTCTTCGAGAAACCGACGCTGCAACGAACGCTCGAAGCACTCGACGACGTGGGCTTGGGCTATCTCACGTTGGGCCAGTCGCTACCGACGCTTTCGGGGGGCGAATGCCAACGCATCAAACTCTCGAACGAGCTACACAAGACGGGGAGCGTCTACGTGCTCGATGAGCCGACCACTGGTCTTCACATGGCCGACTTAGAGCAACTGCTCTCGATCCTGAATCGACTGGTAAATGAAGGGAATTCGGTGATCGTGATCGAACACAATGTGGATATCGTGAAAAACGCCGATTGGGTCGTCGATATCGGGCCGGAAGGTGGCACGCGTGGGGGAAGCGTCATCTTTGAAGGCACACCACGACAGCTACTCGACGCAGAGGACTCACTCACTGGTGCGTACTTGCGTCAAACGATTCGAACGACGTAG
- the bioB gene encoding biotin synthase BioB, translating into MVYETGNRTVDDAVTRVLDGESLDRTDGLALLAQPVEAIAAGADLVRSRFSDGTVDACSIVNAKAGDCAEDCGFCAQSVHFDTGIDTYGFLDPEEILAAAQRAERDGAQRFGIVVAEKGVSKDRRPDEWDRVIRAIRLVRDETSVEVDASLGILTREEAAILAAEGINHYNHNIETSPRYFPEIVDTHSFEDRVQTLRVAKEAGMDLCAGVILGMGETPADRVEAACALQEIGVSSLPVNILNPVAGTPLGEHETALISTQDLIKTIAVYRFLHPHARVRLTGGREVNLAPNEQHLPFEAGADGILTGDYLTTEGQSPGEDIQIIERAGLEPNRTVNDFEPDAVKARQEASPAVETAAGTATSTAEPDD; encoded by the coding sequence GTGGTTTACGAGACTGGCAACCGGACGGTAGACGACGCTGTAACCCGCGTCCTCGATGGTGAGTCGCTCGATCGGACAGACGGTCTCGCGTTGCTCGCTCAGCCGGTCGAAGCGATCGCAGCAGGGGCCGACCTCGTCCGTTCTCGTTTCAGTGACGGGACGGTCGACGCCTGTAGCATTGTGAACGCCAAGGCTGGTGACTGCGCTGAGGACTGTGGTTTCTGCGCGCAGTCGGTTCATTTCGACACCGGCATCGACACGTACGGCTTTCTCGATCCCGAGGAAATCCTCGCGGCAGCACAGCGCGCCGAACGCGACGGCGCACAGCGATTTGGAATCGTCGTTGCGGAAAAAGGAGTTAGTAAGGACCGACGGCCCGACGAGTGGGACCGTGTCATCCGAGCGATTCGGTTGGTGCGGGACGAAACGAGCGTGGAAGTTGATGCAAGTCTCGGTATTCTCACACGAGAGGAAGCGGCGATCCTCGCGGCCGAAGGAATCAATCATTACAATCATAACATCGAGACTTCTCCGCGGTATTTCCCCGAAATCGTCGACACGCACTCGTTCGAGGACCGAGTTCAGACCCTCCGTGTTGCGAAAGAAGCTGGGATGGATCTCTGTGCGGGTGTTATCCTCGGGATGGGTGAAACGCCAGCCGATCGGGTCGAGGCTGCCTGTGCGCTGCAAGAGATCGGCGTCTCCTCGCTCCCAGTGAACATTCTCAATCCCGTTGCTGGAACACCACTCGGCGAGCACGAGACTGCACTCATCTCAACACAGGATCTCATCAAGACGATCGCTGTGTACAGATTTCTTCACCCGCACGCGCGTGTCCGGCTCACGGGCGGGCGTGAAGTGAACCTTGCACCGAACGAACAGCACCTCCCGTTCGAGGCGGGAGCCGACGGAATTCTCACTGGTGATTATCTCACCACCGAGGGACAGTCCCCGGGTGAAGATATCCAGATTATAGAGCGGGCAGGGCTCGAACCCAACCGCACTGTCAACGACTTCGAACCAGATGCGGTGAAAGCACGCCAAGAGGCGTCTCCTGCCGTCGAGACCGCCGCGGGAACAGCGACAAGCACCGCAGAACCCGACGACTGA